A genomic segment from Planktothrix sp. FACHB-1365 encodes:
- a CDS encoding acetamidase/formamidase family protein: protein MNHHTLKATCTTVHLGGFSCNLPPALVINSGDSIEVETYTGFKIYQEAPEAFLTPELVEICQHLPPERIVGPGSHLLTGPIYIREAQPGDVLEIQLEEIYPRLAMGFNAIRTGWGALPQQFSESRLRFIPLDLEQNIAEFPLNSGIKIPLKPFFGILGVATPETQQSSIPPGIYGGNLDNPELQAGSRLFLPIFVPGALFSIGDGHSAQGEGEVNVTAIETSMKGKIKLNLHKNILLTSPLAETPSDIITMGFAETLDLAFESALKQMIDVLQQFFGLEAEEAYVLCSLAANFRITQVVNSPQKGVHGMISKSILGFPLKSLLDHKVVSYL from the coding sequence ATGAATCATCATACACTCAAAGCGACTTGTACAACGGTTCATTTAGGGGGGTTCTCCTGCAATTTACCTCCGGCTTTAGTGATCAACTCTGGAGATTCCATTGAAGTCGAAACTTATACAGGGTTCAAAATTTATCAGGAAGCACCAGAAGCCTTTCTCACCCCCGAATTAGTAGAAATTTGCCAGCATTTACCCCCAGAACGCATTGTAGGGCCAGGTTCCCATCTATTAACGGGGCCAATTTATATTCGAGAAGCACAACCGGGAGATGTCTTAGAAATTCAATTAGAGGAAATTTATCCTCGTTTAGCAATGGGATTTAATGCAATTCGCACGGGTTGGGGCGCTTTACCGCAACAGTTTTCTGAATCTCGATTACGGTTTATTCCCTTAGATTTAGAGCAAAATATTGCTGAATTTCCTCTCAATTCAGGGATTAAAATTCCCTTAAAACCCTTTTTTGGAATTCTAGGGGTGGCGACTCCAGAAACCCAACAATCTTCAATTCCGCCCGGAATTTATGGCGGCAATTTAGATAACCCAGAATTGCAAGCGGGTTCTCGTTTATTCCTACCTATTTTTGTTCCCGGTGCGTTATTTTCCATTGGAGATGGGCATTCTGCACAAGGAGAAGGAGAAGTAAATGTTACCGCAATTGAAACCTCAATGAAGGGTAAAATTAAACTGAATTTACATAAAAATATATTGTTAACGTCTCCCCTTGCAGAAACGCCATCGGATATCATTACTATGGGATTTGCAGAAACCTTAGATTTAGCGTTTGAATCGGCTTTAAAACAAATGATTGATGTTCTACAACAATTCTTTGGATTAGAAGCAGAGGAGGCTTATGTTTTATGTTCTCTAGCCGCTAATTTTAGAATTACTCAAGTGGTTAATTCTCCGCAAAAAGGAGTTCATGGAATGATTTCTAAATCCATTTTAGGTTTTCCCTTAAAATCTCTGCTTGATCATAAGGTTGTTAGTTATTTATAA
- a CDS encoding mechanosensitive ion channel domain-containing protein, with translation MTIISGIIQFINKIFTQPIRLGEITISVSLIITVIISLLAVILIARFFTNWLRDKLLVKWGFDEGSRDAIATICYYFVIALGFIIVPQACGLDIRSLSFLAGGLGIGIGLGFQGLVQNFVSGLILLIERPVKVGDYIEIDDLEGTIRKISIRAATILTNDGISIIVPNQTLVSGKIINWSYGNVNSRIHIQVPVAYGSDPVLVTEVLLAIARRESRVLSYPAPQVWLRSFGDSAINFELLVWIDQPKARLPIQSSLNYIIETELKKNNIIIPLPQRDLWIKNPEELRTIFNPYPVAVQASPQGQFSAIQTVEESEGLELESTNPLSLRDLLRKVVYFEQFTDLELLGLIEQGYRETIRSGEFIFHEGDPGDAFHIILSGSVEIISEKVNKHIRNLNPGDFFGELSLIMGIPRTAAVRTLETTILFVVDRNVFHHFLSSYPQLADQMAEKLVERKQELLQRQQLLREMGILGEEEDLDNNPLVWVRKRMKSLFGI, from the coding sequence ATGACAATTATTTCAGGAATAATACAATTTATCAATAAAATTTTCACTCAACCTATTAGATTAGGTGAAATTACAATTTCAGTGAGTTTAATTATTACCGTCATTATTTCATTATTGGCTGTTATTTTAATAGCCCGGTTTTTTACTAATTGGTTACGGGATAAATTATTGGTCAAATGGGGATTTGATGAAGGTAGCCGAGACGCGATCGCTACAATTTGTTATTATTTTGTCATTGCTTTAGGGTTTATTATTGTTCCTCAAGCCTGTGGTTTAGATATTCGGTCTTTAAGCTTTTTAGCTGGAGGTTTAGGGATTGGGATCGGTTTAGGTTTCCAGGGATTAGTTCAAAATTTTGTAAGCGGATTAATTCTCCTAATTGAACGTCCGGTTAAAGTGGGAGATTATATTGAAATTGATGATTTAGAAGGAACGATTCGCAAAATATCAATTCGTGCTGCTACAATTTTAACCAATGATGGAATTTCAATTATTGTCCCCAATCAAACTTTAGTCAGTGGAAAAATCATTAATTGGAGTTATGGAAATGTTAATAGTAGAATTCATATTCAAGTTCCCGTTGCTTACGGAAGTGATCCAGTGTTAGTGACGGAAGTTTTATTAGCAATAGCACGCCGAGAATCGAGAGTTTTATCTTATCCCGCACCTCAAGTTTGGTTAAGAAGTTTTGGAGATAGTGCGATTAATTTTGAGCTTTTAGTTTGGATTGATCAACCCAAAGCTAGACTTCCGATCCAAAGTTCATTAAACTATATTATAGAAACTGAGCTTAAAAAAAACAATATTATTATCCCCCTTCCTCAAAGAGATTTATGGATCAAAAACCCTGAAGAATTGCGAACAATTTTTAACCCTTATCCCGTTGCTGTTCAGGCTTCTCCTCAAGGTCAATTTTCTGCCATTCAAACCGTTGAAGAGTCTGAGGGTTTAGAACTAGAATCAACAAACCCCCTATCCCTACGAGATTTATTAAGAAAAGTCGTTTATTTTGAACAGTTTACCGATTTAGAATTATTAGGATTAATTGAACAAGGGTATCGAGAAACTATCCGATCAGGAGAATTTATTTTTCATGAAGGAGATCCAGGAGATGCCTTTCATATTATTCTTTCTGGTTCAGTGGAAATTATCTCGGAGAAAGTCAACAAACATATTCGCAATTTAAACCCAGGGGACTTTTTTGGAGAACTTTCCTTAATTATGGGAATTCCTCGCACGGCTGCTGTCCGAACCTTAGAAACAACCATTTTATTTGTTGTGGATCGAAATGTATTTCATCATTTTTTATCCAGTTATCCTCAATTAGCAGATCAAATGGCTGAAAAATTAGTAGAACGGAAACAAGAACTACTTCAACGCCAACAACTGTTAAGAGAAATGGGAATTTTAGGCGAGGAAGAAGATTTAGATAACAATCCACTGGTTTGGGTTAGAAAACGGATGAAATCACTCTTTGGAATTTAA